The Deltaproteobacteria bacterium DNA segment CCGGCGAGCCGAACGGATATTCGCCGCGTCGCTGGTAAATGCCGCGGCGACTGCCGCCGTGCTGCATCGCCAGCCGCCGCCACGGGTCACCATTGTTGCCATGGGGATGGAAGGCAAGGTGCGTGCCGACGAGGACGAACTCTGTGCGCTCTATCTGCGCAACCTGCTCGAAGGACGCCAGCCCGACCGCGACGCGCTCCGGCGGCTGATACTGGGCGGCGCCGAAGCGCAGAAATACGGCGATCCCGCGCGCCCGCACTTCCACCCGCAAGATCGCGCGCTGGCACTGCAGATAGACACCATTGCGCTGGCCATGGCCGTCAGCCGCGAAGACGGCTTGCTGGTGGCACGGGCACTGAGGGTCTAACCCCCGGGCAGCCGTTCAAAAGCGCTGGCCGGTCTGCGAGCCGATCCAGACCTCGCCGCCCTCGAAGTGCTCTTTCTTCCAGATCGGCACCACTTCCTTGAGCCGGTCGATGGCGAAGCGGCAGGCCTCGAAGGCGGCGGCTCGGTGCCCGGCGGAAACCGCAATGGCGACGCTAGCCTCGCCGATAGGCACGACCCCGATGCGGTGCACGATGGCGATGGCGTGGATCGGCCAGCGGGCTTTGGCAGTATCGCCGATCTTGCACAACTCGGCCACCGCCATCTCCGGATAAGCTTCGTACTCCAGCTCCGTCACCCGCCGCCCCTCGTTCTCGTTGCGCGTGGTGCCGAGAAACGTCACCACAGCACCCGCGGCCGGATCACTGACCGCGGCGAGCAGCGGCCCCAGAGCGATCGCGTGGGTCACGATCTCAAACATGACAGCCTCCGCTGACGGGCGGAATCAGCGCCACCTCGTCGTGGTCGGCGAGCGGGTGATCGTGGTCAACGTATTCGCGGTTGACGGCGATCGAGAGCGAGCGGCGCACCTCGGCGAGCGGCGGATAATCGCGGCATAGCTGCTCGAGTAGCGCGCCGACGGTGATACCCGCGGGCACGGCGCACACCGCTTCGCTGCGGTGCAGTTTCTCGCGAATCGAGGCGAAGAAGCGCAGGCGGATTTCCATCAGGTCACGCTGTCTCTGCGCCTGCTTGCCGCGGCAGGTTCGCCGGGCGGTGCAGGATCAACAGTGCCGCCGCGGCCAGCGCGAAGGGCGAGAACTCATCGAAATCGTGGGTGACGAAACCGAGCACGAAGCCGCACAGGGCAACCGCTTCGCACAGCGCCCAGATGACAATGGCGTGCGTACGCTGCTGCTCCGGGGTGATGGTACCGGCGGCAAACAAGCGGCGCCGCCACCACAACGACAGGCCCCCGAGCAGTACCGCGAAGGCCGAGAACGCGTAACGCAGCCACGCGGGCGACTCCGCCACCGGCGCCTCGATTTCGTCGATGATCAGGAAGGCCACCGCGGCATAGGTCGCCACCGCCGCCAGCATCGCCGCCCAGATCACACCCAACATCTGCTTCGCTTCGCCGGCGCCAGTCATGCCAGTCAATCGCGCACCAGGCTGACCATATGCCCCAACTCGGGGAGGATCAGCTTGGTCATGGCCAGCTCGACCGCGGCGGTCGAGCCCGGCAGCGAGAAGATAACGTGCCTTCCGGTCACGCCGGCGGTGGCCCGACTCAGCATCGCCGCCGCCCCGATTTGCTCGTAGCTCAGCATCCGGAACAACTCGCCGAAACCGGTGATTTCCTTGTCCAGCAGCCGCCGTATGGCCTCGTAGGTAGTGTCGCGACGGGCGACACCGGTGCCGCCGTTGAGAATCAGCACCTCGGCCTCGGCCGGCGCCGTGCGCACCGCTGCGGCGACCAGCTCGGGCTCATCCGGCACAACGCGGTAGAATGCCACGTAATGCCCCTGCGCCTCCAACAACT contains these protein-coding regions:
- a CDS encoding molybdenum cofactor biosynthesis protein MoaB, which produces MSVHAHRAHGASRVGCGLITVSDTRTPESDGSGRKIRELLEAQGHYVAFYRVVPDEPELVAAAVRTAPAEAEVLILNGGTGVARRDTTYEAIRRLLDKEITGFGELFRMLSYEQIGAAAMLSRATAGVTGRHVIFSLPGSTAAVELAMTKLILPELGHMVSLVRD
- a CDS encoding 2-phosphosulfolactate phosphatase — translated: MEIHLASLLEGARQAEGTVVIVDVLRAFTTAAVALARGAAKIILVAEVEDALALRRRGAGDRCMGEVGGQRPPGFDYGNSPFELSAADISGLTLIQSTRAGTVGAVAARRAERIFAASLVNAAATAAVLHRQPPPRVTIVAMGMEGKVRADEDELCALYLRNLLEGRQPDRDALRRLILGGAEAQKYGDPARPHFHPQDRALALQIDTIALAMAVSREDGLLVARALRV
- a CDS encoding molybdenum cofactor biosynthesis protein MoaE, whose amino-acid sequence is MFEIVTHAIALGPLLAAVSDPAAGAVVTFLGTTRNENEGRRVTELEYEAYPEMAVAELCKIGDTAKARWPIHAIAIVHRIGVVPIGEASVAIAVSAGHRAAAFEACRFAIDRLKEVVPIWKKEHFEGGEVWIGSQTGQRF
- the moaD gene encoding molybdopterin converting factor subunit 1 yields the protein MEIRLRFFASIREKLHRSEAVCAVPAGITVGALLEQLCRDYPPLAEVRRSLSIAVNREYVDHDHPLADHDEVALIPPVSGGCHV